GCTTGCACTTGATGAAATACCTCATAATACCGATGTATTGGCAGAGCTGGCGAAATATATAATTGAGCGTGATCACTAGTACTCTTTTATGACGTATTGATGACGAACAAAGCAAAATTTATAAAAATTAAGTAAACCTTTGTATATAATCGAACGAGGTTTGCGTAGGACACATGTTGAAAGAATGAAACTGGACAGTAGCAAGTACCCATTACTCGCCTTGGTTGATGAACCGGCGCAATTACGTCAATTACCACAGCCCCAACTGGGTAAGCTGAGCGACGAATTAAGAGATTACTTACTTAATTCGGTTTCTCAGAGCAGTGGTCACTTGGCTTCAGGCTTAGGCACCGTCGAACTGACTGTGGCTTTACATTACGTTTATAACACACCTGAAGATAGATTAATCTGGGATGTAGGCCATCAAGCGTATCCACACAAAATCTTAACCGGTCGTCGTGATGCTATGCATACGATCCGTCAAAAAGATGGGTTACACCCTTTTCCTTTCCGAGAAGAAAGTGAATACGATACCTTCAGTGTTGGGCATTCAAGTACCTCGATTTCAGCTGCATTAGGTATGTCAATTGCTGCACAGAAAGAAGGTAAAGGCCGTAAAACCGTTGCAGTGATAGGTGATGGTGCGATCACCGCTGGTATGGCGTTCGAAGCCATGAATCACGCCGGAGATATAAAATCCGACATGCTGATTATCTTAAATGATAATGAGATGTCTATCTCTGAAAATGTAGGCGCACTAAACAACCACTTTGCACGCATTCTTTCTGGTAGCTTTTATACAAATATTCGCGAAGGCAGTAAGAAAATTCTTTCTGGTGTACCGACTGTTAAAGAGCTTGCCAGCCGTATGGAAGAGCATTTAAAGGGCATGGTGATACCTGGTACTTTCTTCGAAGAGCTTGGTTTAAATTACATTGGTCCAATTGATGGTCACGACGTCAATATGTTGGTTGATACGCTAAGAAATATGCGTAATCTGAAAGGCCCTCAGATCTTGCACATCAAGACGCAAAAAGGTAAAGGTTACAAACCAGCTGAAGCCGACCCAATTGGTTACCACGGCGTACCAAAGTTCGATCCTAGCGTGCACAGCTTGCCAAAGTCTAAACCAGGCGCTCCTACTTTTTCAAAAGTATTTGGTGATTGGTTATGTGACATGGCAGCGCAAGATCCTAAGCTTATGGCGATTACGCCAGCGATGCGTGAAGGTTCAGGTATGGTGCGTTTCTCAAAAGAGTTTCCTGAGCAGTATTTTGATGTTGCCATTGCAGAGCAGCATGCTGTAACACTAGGTGCAGGTTTCGCATGTGAAGGCCTTAAACCTGTAGTTGCTATCTACTCAAGTTTCTTACAACGTGCTTATGACCAACTTATTCACGATGTCGCGCTACAAAATTTACCAGTACTGTTTGCAATTGACCGCGCAGGTATTGTAGGCGCTGACGGTGAAACTCACCAAGGTGCTTATGATTTAAGCTTTATGCGCTGTATTCCAAACATGATCATCATGGCACCAAGTGATACCAACGAATGCCGTCAGATGCTTTACACAGGTTACCAGTGTAACCAGCCTGTTGCGGTGCGTTACCCTCGCGGTAGTGCCGGTGACAGTGATGTACAAACTCAGATGCAAGCATATGAAATTGGTAAAGGCAATGTGATCCGTAAAGGTGAGAAAGTGGCCATCTTAAGCTTTGGCACACTTCTTCATAATGCCAAGCAAGCCGCTGAAAACTTAAATACAACTTTAGTTGATATGCGATTTGTTAAGCCGCTTGATGAAGCTTTACTTGTTGAGCTAAGCAAAACTCATGACCGCTTTGTTTGTCTTGAAGATAATGCCATTGCCGGTGGTGCTGGCAGTGCTGTTATGGAGTTTCTTGGCTCACAAGGTATACAAACGCCTGTGACGTTATTTGGTATTCCTGATGAGTTCATCAAGCACGGTACGCAAGATGAAATGCATGCAGAAATGGGCTTATGTGCTAATTCAATCGAGCAGCGTATTAACGCGCTACTTTAAGAAGCACTGAAGCTTAAAAAAGGAGCCTAGGCTCCTTTTTTTATGCTTTTAAATTATTAGTGAAGAGCCAGTATAAACAACTAACGCATCCAAATTTTCACATCTGCGAGCCCATTTGCCTGTAATGTTTGTAATTGTGATTCAACATTACTTGTTTGCTCAAACTCAAACGCATCCAACTGGTCATCAAATGTGATAGTTGCAGCGCCATCACCGCCACGTTGCTTAACTTGATGAAGTGCGACATCCGCTAAATTCACTGAGGCCTCCCAA
The Pseudoalteromonas phenolica genome window above contains:
- the dxs gene encoding 1-deoxy-D-xylulose-5-phosphate synthase, giving the protein MKLDSSKYPLLALVDEPAQLRQLPQPQLGKLSDELRDYLLNSVSQSSGHLASGLGTVELTVALHYVYNTPEDRLIWDVGHQAYPHKILTGRRDAMHTIRQKDGLHPFPFREESEYDTFSVGHSSTSISAALGMSIAAQKEGKGRKTVAVIGDGAITAGMAFEAMNHAGDIKSDMLIILNDNEMSISENVGALNNHFARILSGSFYTNIREGSKKILSGVPTVKELASRMEEHLKGMVIPGTFFEELGLNYIGPIDGHDVNMLVDTLRNMRNLKGPQILHIKTQKGKGYKPAEADPIGYHGVPKFDPSVHSLPKSKPGAPTFSKVFGDWLCDMAAQDPKLMAITPAMREGSGMVRFSKEFPEQYFDVAIAEQHAVTLGAGFACEGLKPVVAIYSSFLQRAYDQLIHDVALQNLPVLFAIDRAGIVGADGETHQGAYDLSFMRCIPNMIIMAPSDTNECRQMLYTGYQCNQPVAVRYPRGSAGDSDVQTQMQAYEIGKGNVIRKGEKVAILSFGTLLHNAKQAAENLNTTLVDMRFVKPLDEALLVELSKTHDRFVCLEDNAIAGGAGSAVMEFLGSQGIQTPVTLFGIPDEFIKHGTQDEMHAEMGLCANSIEQRINALL